One window from the genome of Candidatus Tanganyikabacteria bacterium encodes:
- a CDS encoding ABC transporter permease: MFAAVGTRVIGVFEAVGGYAMLAAQAARLLALGRIHWRNTFAQMAFIGVDSLPIALITSLSVGMVFTLQIANEFIRYGATSVIGGVAAMAIVRELGPTLTGVVFAGRVGAAIAAELGTMKVTEQIDALVSLAADPVKYLVLPRVLACIFMLPLLAFLADLLGVAGGYLVATELKGINPTLFTESVRTLIGPLDVAKGLLKAGLFGAVVAIVGCWKGMNTRGGAEGVGAATTNSVVVSLITIFVSNYFLSTLLFPGEK; this comes from the coding sequence ATGTTTGCCGCGGTGGGCACCCGGGTGATCGGGGTCTTCGAGGCGGTCGGCGGGTACGCCATGCTCGCCGCGCAGGCCGCCCGCCTGCTGGCGCTCGGCCGCATCCACTGGCGCAACACCTTCGCCCAGATGGCCTTCATCGGGGTCGACAGCCTGCCGATCGCGCTGATCACGTCCCTCTCGGTCGGCATGGTGTTCACCCTGCAAATCGCCAACGAGTTCATCCGCTATGGCGCGACGAGCGTGATCGGCGGGGTCGCCGCGATGGCCATCGTGCGCGAACTCGGCCCGACGCTGACCGGCGTGGTCTTCGCCGGCCGCGTGGGGGCGGCCATCGCGGCGGAACTGGGCACGATGAAGGTCACCGAGCAGATAGACGCCCTGGTGTCGTTGGCCGCCGACCCCGTCAAGTACCTGGTGCTGCCGCGGGTACTGGCGTGCATTTTCATGCTGCCCCTGCTCGCCTTCCTGGCCGACCTGCTTGGCGTGGCGGGCGGCTACCTGGTGGCCACCGAACTCAAGGGCATCAATCCCACGCTCTTCACCGAGTCGGTGCGCACGTTGATCGGGCCCCTCGACGTGGCCAAGGGTCTGCTCAAGGCCGGTCTCTTCGGCGCGGTGGTGGCGATCGTCGGCTGCTGGAAGGGCATGAACACGCGGGGCGGCGCCGAGGGCGTGGGTGCCGCGACCACCAACAGCGTCGTCGTCTCGCTGATCACCATCTTCGTGTCCAACTACTTCCTGTCCACGCTCCTGTTTCCGGGAGAGAAGTAG
- a CDS encoding Fic family protein, whose translation MPSFVKRTWHADFAGGGPRSAKQSFVYEALVPDPIADLALVFPDDLVHEMALAEAGVRELQVVAAAGFEPLNRLLMRSESIASSFIEGLAISPRRLAEASLEPGAASETAKEVLGSVRAMELAIDQGAAAGAFATSHLLAIHRSLFEGTRLERIAGRLRETQNWIGGDPYSPRRAEFIPPPEDQVPALLDDLCAFVNRENFPAVAQAAIAHAQFETIHPFADGNGRVGRALIHVLLRRRGIAGSVVPPASIALAGDIARYLSALKAFERGDPLPWCRLFAQTLARATAVGYKAISDISDIQANWARQLRPRGGSALEKLIVALPAVPVLDVKTAAAFLGVSGEAARQAILALEALGALAPSALGRQRYRVWRAPDILAVMDGAALYLEGRR comes from the coding sequence GTGCCGTCATTCGTCAAACGTACCTGGCATGCCGACTTCGCAGGCGGTGGCCCGCGGTCGGCAAAGCAGTCGTTCGTCTATGAAGCCCTCGTTCCCGATCCGATCGCGGATCTCGCCCTCGTGTTCCCGGACGACCTGGTCCACGAGATGGCCCTCGCCGAGGCAGGCGTGCGGGAGTTGCAGGTCGTCGCGGCCGCGGGCTTCGAGCCGTTGAACCGGCTGCTCATGCGATCGGAGAGCATCGCCTCGTCATTCATCGAGGGGCTCGCAATCAGCCCCCGGAGGCTCGCCGAGGCGAGCCTCGAACCGGGCGCCGCCTCGGAGACCGCCAAAGAGGTCCTGGGAAGTGTCCGGGCCATGGAGCTGGCCATCGATCAGGGCGCGGCGGCCGGCGCCTTCGCCACCTCGCACCTCCTGGCAATCCACCGAAGCCTTTTCGAGGGCACCCGTCTCGAACGCATAGCCGGAAGGCTTCGCGAAACCCAGAACTGGATCGGCGGCGACCCCTACAGTCCGCGGCGCGCCGAGTTCATCCCACCCCCTGAAGACCAGGTGCCCGCACTCCTCGACGACCTTTGCGCCTTCGTCAATCGGGAGAATTTCCCGGCCGTCGCCCAGGCGGCGATCGCGCATGCCCAGTTCGAGACCATTCATCCTTTTGCCGACGGCAACGGCCGCGTCGGGAGGGCGCTGATCCATGTCCTGCTCCGGCGGCGCGGGATCGCAGGGAGTGTCGTGCCGCCGGCAAGCATCGCGCTGGCGGGCGACATCGCGAGGTACCTGAGTGCGCTCAAAGCGTTCGAGCGGGGCGATCCGCTCCCATGGTGTCGCCTGTTCGCACAGACGCTTGCCCGGGCGACCGCGGTCGGGTACAAGGCCATTTCAGACATCAGCGACATCCAGGCGAACTGGGCAAGACAGCTGCGACCTCGCGGCGGTTCGGCCCTGGAGAAGCTCATCGTGGCACTCCCCGCGGTACCCGTCCTCGACGTCAAGACGGCGGCGGCTTTCCTCGGCGTAAGCGGCGAGGCCGCACGCCAGGCCATTCTCGCCCTCGAAGCCCTCGGTGCCCTGGCGCCGTCCGCCCTCGGCAGGCAGCGCTACCGCGTCTGGAGAGCCCCGGACATCCTGGCCGTCATGGACGGAGCGGCCTTGTACCTGGAAGGTCGGCGGTAG
- a CDS encoding ABC transporter ATP-binding protein, whose protein sequence is MPTRVELRNVTKSFGPKHVLRGVSTVFPPGQNTVVIGPSGCGKSTVLKLLLGLQKPDEGQVVVDEKDLATFSERDWQEYRSRMGMVFQGAALFDSLSIAQNVAFGLTEHTRKPKAEILEIAEEKLRLVGLKGQGHLRPSEISGGMQKRAGIARAIARDPELVLYDEPTTGLDPITSTVIEDLIVDVARRTGATSIVVTHQLSTIFRTAARIVMLFEGRVLGEGSPEELRDSPNPTIRGFLRGEVPPGWV, encoded by the coding sequence ATGCCGACCCGCGTCGAGTTGCGCAACGTGACCAAGAGCTTCGGCCCCAAGCACGTGCTGCGCGGGGTCAGCACGGTGTTCCCGCCTGGTCAGAACACGGTGGTGATCGGCCCGTCCGGTTGCGGCAAGAGCACGGTCCTCAAGCTCCTCCTGGGCCTCCAGAAGCCCGACGAGGGACAGGTGGTGGTTGACGAGAAGGATCTGGCTACTTTCTCCGAGCGGGACTGGCAGGAATACCGCAGCCGCATGGGGATGGTGTTCCAGGGCGCGGCCCTCTTCGATTCGCTGAGCATCGCGCAGAACGTCGCCTTCGGCCTCACCGAGCACACCCGCAAGCCCAAGGCGGAAATCCTCGAGATCGCCGAGGAGAAGCTGCGCCTGGTCGGCCTCAAGGGCCAGGGCCACCTGCGGCCCAGCGAGATATCCGGCGGCATGCAGAAGCGCGCTGGCATCGCCCGGGCCATCGCGCGCGATCCCGAGCTCGTGCTCTACGACGAGCCCACCACCGGCCTCGATCCCATCACGTCCACGGTGATCGAGGATCTCATCGTGGACGTAGCGCGGCGCACCGGGGCCACCAGCATCGTCGTCACGCACCAGCTATCGACCATCTTCCGCACGGCGGCGCGTATCGTGATGCTCTTCGAGGGGCGCGTGCTGGGCGAGGGAAGCCCCGAGGAGCTGCGGGACTCGCCCAACCCCACGATCCGCGGCTTCTTGCGGGGGGAAGTTCCGCCGGGTTGGGTCTGA
- a CDS encoding MCE family protein has protein sequence MGFSPAAKVGFVTVVSFALLGATVVWLTRYQVRKTGYPLTLEYGDVNGLAAGAAVMVMGVRVGRVLEIHPGDEGVTVRALIERDDVKLFEGSRFKIYSAGLIGDKVLEIFPPPKDRRGARIQPEARLRGDDPVRLDTTFEAADQAVKSIRRYAESPEARKTFQEGLKAVQGTFAKVDSLTTHLDELVLEADAFVSHGRNLAGTVRQEDVRVMVGDLKVLTAGLRQSYQALLGSPDQRNAAQEAIDNLAQLSARLSATAGQIEAFTSDPKLKSDLQDIVKQTQSLLTSIRGPEGKTVPGLSPRLALIGNSRTVGLKAEDPNISGDLGMRVNVGESALLIGVEDIGLESKFTATWGLPHFFADNFGFHVGMIRTGLGAGIDWSPLAGVELGAEAYNDQKPKARLTATLFPDFLARRFGLNIELIQSQALPNTPDYYSSLRAGIQWRPMD, from the coding sequence GTGGGCTTTTCCCCGGCCGCCAAGGTCGGCTTCGTCACGGTCGTGTCGTTCGCGTTGCTCGGTGCGACCGTCGTCTGGCTGACGCGGTACCAGGTGCGCAAGACCGGGTACCCTCTCACGCTGGAGTACGGCGACGTCAACGGCCTCGCCGCGGGGGCGGCGGTCATGGTGATGGGCGTGCGCGTCGGGCGCGTGCTCGAGATCCATCCCGGCGACGAGGGCGTCACGGTGCGCGCCCTGATCGAACGGGACGATGTCAAGCTCTTCGAGGGATCGCGCTTCAAGATCTACTCGGCCGGCCTCATCGGCGACAAGGTGCTCGAGATCTTTCCGCCGCCGAAGGACAGGCGGGGAGCGAGGATCCAGCCGGAAGCCCGGCTGCGGGGCGACGATCCGGTGCGCCTGGACACGACCTTCGAGGCCGCCGACCAGGCGGTGAAGTCCATCCGCCGCTACGCCGAGTCACCCGAGGCGAGGAAGACCTTCCAGGAGGGCCTGAAGGCCGTGCAGGGCACGTTCGCCAAGGTCGACTCCCTCACCACCCATCTGGACGAGCTGGTGCTGGAAGCCGACGCCTTCGTCAGCCATGGCCGCAACCTGGCCGGCACGGTCAGGCAGGAGGACGTGCGGGTGATGGTCGGCGATCTCAAGGTCCTCACGGCGGGATTGCGGCAGTCGTACCAGGCGCTCCTGGGATCGCCCGACCAGCGCAACGCCGCCCAGGAGGCCATCGACAACCTCGCCCAGCTTTCCGCCAGGCTCTCGGCCACCGCGGGGCAAATCGAGGCCTTCACGTCGGATCCCAAGCTCAAGAGCGATCTGCAGGACATCGTCAAGCAGACGCAGTCGCTGCTGACCAGCATCCGCGGCCCCGAGGGGAAGACCGTCCCGGGGCTCTCCCCGCGCCTGGCCCTCATCGGCAACAGCCGCACCGTGGGCCTCAAGGCGGAGGATCCCAACATCTCGGGCGACCTGGGCATGCGGGTCAACGTGGGCGAGTCCGCCCTGCTGATCGGCGTCGAGGACATCGGCCTCGAGTCCAAGTTCACGGCCACCTGGGGGCTCCCGCACTTCTTCGCGGACAACTTCGGCTTCCACGTCGGGATGATCCGCACGGGCCTGGGGGCCGGCATCGACTGGAGCCCCCTTGCGGGCGTGGAACTCGGAGCCGAGGCCTACAACGACCAGAAGCCCAAGGCGCGGCTCACGGCGACCCTGTTCCCCGACTTCCTGGCCAGGCGCTTCGGCCTCAACATCGAACTCATCCAGTCGCAGGCCCTCCCGAACACGCCGGACTACTATTCCAGCCTGCGGGCCGGGATCCAGTGGCGGCCGATGGACTAG